The DNA region GCCACGTACGTCCAGGACATTCCCAGCGCGGATGATGAAACCATAGAGGAATCGGGAGTGTTTGGCCGCGCCGCCGTCGAGCGTATTCTGGGCGGAAAGCTCATCGAGGAGCGCTCCCTCGACGGAAGCCGGATCCCACCCGGGTATTGAGCGCTCGATACGTGCGCCAGGACTGTTCGCCATTGATTCACCCATCATCCAAGCCAAGCTAAAGAGGGAAACGTGTACGAAGGAGCGGTCCAGGAGCTGATTGACGAGCTCGGACGCCTTCCCGGCGTGGGCCCAAAATCCGCGCAACGCCTGGCGTTCCACATCCTCGAGGCCGACCCGCAGGACATGAAACGCCTGGCGGACGCAATCACCACAGTGAAGGAGAAGGTGAAGTTCTGCACCGTCTGCGGCAATGTCACCGAGCAGGAACTTTGCAACATCTGCCGGGACCCCAGGCGCGATCCTTCCATCATCTGCGTGGTGGAGGAGTCCAAAGACGTTCTCGCCGTGGAGCGCACGCGGTCATTCCGCGGCCGCTACCACGTGCTGGGCGGAGCCATTAATCCCATCGCCGGTGTTGGCCCCGAGCAGTTGCGGATCCGTGAGCTCCTCACACGGCTCAACGACGGCGCCATCCAGGAGGTCATCATCGCCACCGACCCCAACCTCGAGGGCGAGGCTACAGCAACGTACCTGGCCCGCATGCTGAAGTCGATCGGCATCGTGGTTACCCGCCTCGCGTCCGGCCTGCCAGTCGGCGGGGACCTGGAATACGCGGACGAAGTCACCCTGGGCCGGGCCTTCGAAGGCCGCCGCAACGCCCTGACCTGACCTCGACCTCGACCTCGACCTGAAGCAGGGAACACCATGAGCGCGGCAAACATTGCACCGATTTCCACCGATCGCCTCACGCTCCGCCTGCTTACAGGGTCCGATGCCGCTGCGCTTCACCGCTTCCGCGGGGACAAAGAGGCTACCCGTTTCCTTTCCCACCCGGCCCTGACGGTCGAGGAGAACGGTCGGCGGCTGGAGGAACGCCTTGCCCAGGCTGAGGCCTCCACCAGCGAATGGTTCAATTACGGATGGGCCATCATTCTGCAGGAATCAGGAGAAATCATCGGCGACGGGCGGACCTGGAACAGTTCGGCTTCTCCAATCTCCGGCGTGATGGCCCCGGGCAACCTCCCGGTCCACCAGGCTTCGCTGGGCTACGTTCTTCATCCCGATCATCACGGCTGTGGCTTTGGCCGCGAAGCCGCCGGGGCGCTGGTGGACTGGCTCTTCGGGGAGCGCGGCATCAGCACAGTCTTCGCGGGGGTCTATGAACCCAACCTCGCGTCCATGAACCTACTCAAGAGTCTGGGTTTCACGCAGGACCGCTACGTCCCCTCCGAACTGGACAATTCGGCAGGGGTCTTCCCTCGCTGAGGTTCAGGCTGGACAGCCCGCCAGCGTCATCCCTCTGACCTGAGCCGGGGCCGGGCCCCGACGGAGGGGCCCGGCCCGGCGATCAAGGCCGGATGCGCCTGCTCCTGCAGTGGTGATCCACCAGGGCGGGCGTGTCCAGAGGAGCCTGCATCAAGGGGCCGCTAGGCGATCCGGGTGCCTCGCGGCAGCCTGTGAGCGGGGGTGCGGAGCGAACGCCAGCCAAGCCACATCAGCAGCCCGGCAAGCAGCAGCTGCAAGCCCAGACCCGACGGCCACAGCGGTGTGGCCTGCGACAGGTACCGCGGCTTGGTCTCCCCGTTGGCACAGGGATAGGTGCCGTCCGGCCCCGCCATGGCGTGGCGGGCTCCCTGACTGATGCTTTCGATGGCTCCCACCGAGGAGAAGCCGAGCGGGTCGGTGCGGACGGGATACGGAATAGCATCGGCCACCACCACGAATGGGTTCATGGCCAACAGCCAGGCCACGCGTTCGGTGCGCATGGTGGGCTGCTCGCGGAGCGGCCCCGAGCAGGTGTATTCCGGTTCATTCGGGCCCGGCTGCGTCAGCTCTGAATAGTTCCGGTACTGCGCCTGGTTTGCCATAACACTGCCCTGGGTGAGTCCAGTGCCCAGCCCGAAGGAAATCAGCGTGCCGAACACCAGCCCGGCCACCGCCAGGTACGTAACCACTATGGAAAATAGTGGACGCCCGGCCAGCGCGGAGATTCCGACGCCCACGGCGCAGACAATGCCGACCTCCACTGCCAGCATCAGCAGCGCCACCAAAACATGGCCCAGCGTCATGCCGCCGAGTGCCACTCCGATGACCAGGAAAGGTGTGCTCGCAACCAGGAACGCCAGCGCCGCGAGCCACGCTGCGAAGAATTTGCCCCAGAGAATCTGGCCGGGTTGGAGCAGCGTCACCTGCAGGATTGCCAAGGTGCCGCCGGCGCGGTCACCGTTGACGGCGTTCGCAGACAGTGCGGGTGCCACCAACAAGGCGAACAGCAGGACAAAGGCCAAAACCACTTCGAAGATTATGGACCCAGGGCCCGAGGCTTCCGGCGGCACGTAACCCGAATAGGCCCGCTGGGCGGCCTGGCTGGCGTTCCAGCTGGCCCAGGTGAGCCAGGTCACCAGGCCTGTCAGGATGAACCAGATCGCCAGCATGATGTACCAGCCGCGTGACCGCAGCCGCTGTTTCAGTTCCAGGACCACCACGTCCCTGATCCCGGCAAGGTAGCCGGCGGCCGGACCTGCGCCACGGGAGTGCTGCTGGGTCTCGGTCAGCTGGCTCATCTCCGCTCCCCCTCAAGGTTCATGTATGTCTCTTCCAGGGCACCCGAAGCCGGGGCGAAGGAGCTGACCCCGACGCCGGCCAACACCAGGTCCCGCAGGAGGCGGGCCGCGTCGTCGTCGTTAAGCAGCATCAGGCTGACGGCCGGCCGGCGGCCGTCCTCGATCCGGAAAGCCAGGCCCAGCTCGGAGAGCTTGGCGGCCAACACGGTGCCGTCCGAGGCCGAGATGGAGTAGCGCCTCCCGGAGGCTGCAGCCTCGTCCATGGTCTGCTGCCTGACGGTGCGGCCCCGGTTGACGAACACCGCGCCGTCGGCAATCTCGTCCAGTTCGCTAAGGACGTGCGAGGAGACCACGATGGCTTTGCCCGCCTCCGCAAGCTCCCGCAGCATGATCCGCAACTCCACCCGGGACCCAGGGTCCAGTCCTGAGGCGGGCTCGTCAAGGAGCAAGACCGACGGATCATGGATCAGGGCGCGCGCGAGGCTGAGCCGCTGCTGCTGGCCGCGGGACAGCACGCGGGCTGGCTGGTCCGCCAGGTCACTGAGGCGCACCTGGTCAAGCATTGCCGAAACCCGCGGCGCGATTCCGGCAACCGGAAGCCGGTAAAAGCGTGCAATCTGCGTCAGTATCTCGCGTGCGGTCAGGGAGTCCCAGACGCCAAGAGTGTCCGGCATCCAACCGATCCTGCTGCGAACCTCCGCCCGGTGGTGCTGGGGATCGAGCCCGCCGACGCTGATGGTGCCCGAATCCGGCGCCAGGAGCGACGCCAGCATCAGCAGCAGGGTGGTCTTGCCGGCCCCGTTGGGGCCGATCAGCGCGGTCACTTTGCCTGCTGGAGCGTGGAAGTCCATGAACTCGACGGCGTGTACCGGCCCGAAGCTCCTGCTGACCCCGCTGGCCGTAATGCCGCCTGGATTTTGGCTTTCCGGCTGGGCCGGACCGCCCGTTACGTCATGATTTACTGCCATCTTCTGCGCACCTGTCCCCCAAGTCTTTGCATGCATACTGACTATACGATCGTACGCCTGCACTGCTGCGAGCGGAGTCCACCGCAGGGCTGAAATTCGGTCACAATTCAACGCCGGACGGACGGCGGCGATAAACTGGGCAGACAAGTCACGCCGTCGCGCCGTAAGGCTGCCTGGCGTCCACAACTCCGATTGATCCAGCGAAGGTACGCGCATGAGTACGCCCACTACCGAAGTGCACACCGCAACGCGGCCGCAGGAGCAGCCCGTCGGCACTGCCGTGACCAAACAGCTTATTGTGCAGAAGTTTGGTGGCTCGTCCGTGGCGGACGCCGAGGGTATCAAACGGGTGGCCAAGCGCGTGGTGGACGCCCAGCAGGCCGGCAACGAGGTTGTTGTGGTGGTCTCGGCCATGGGCGACACCACTGACGAACTGCTGGACCTGGCCGCCCAGGTGACGGACTCCGCGCCAGCCCGCGAGATGGACATGCTCCTATCCGCCGGCGAGCGCATCTCGATGGCCCTGCTGGCCATGGCCATCAACAAATTCGGCGCCTCGGCCCAATCCTTCACCGGATCCCAGGCCGGCATGATCACGGACGGCATCCATGGCAAGGCCCGGATCATCGACGTCGATCCACACCGCATCCGGACATCACTGGACAAGGGCCACATC from Arthrobacter pascens includes:
- the recR gene encoding recombination mediator RecR, whose product is MYEGAVQELIDELGRLPGVGPKSAQRLAFHILEADPQDMKRLADAITTVKEKVKFCTVCGNVTEQELCNICRDPRRDPSIICVVEESKDVLAVERTRSFRGRYHVLGGAINPIAGVGPEQLRIRELLTRLNDGAIQEVIIATDPNLEGEATATYLARMLKSIGIVVTRLASGLPVGGDLEYADEVTLGRAFEGRRNALT
- a CDS encoding ABC transporter permease — protein: MSQLTETQQHSRGAGPAAGYLAGIRDVVVLELKQRLRSRGWYIMLAIWFILTGLVTWLTWASWNASQAAQRAYSGYVPPEASGPGSIIFEVVLAFVLLFALLVAPALSANAVNGDRAGGTLAILQVTLLQPGQILWGKFFAAWLAALAFLVASTPFLVIGVALGGMTLGHVLVALLMLAVEVGIVCAVGVGISALAGRPLFSIVVTYLAVAGLVFGTLISFGLGTGLTQGSVMANQAQYRNYSELTQPGPNEPEYTCSGPLREQPTMRTERVAWLLAMNPFVVVADAIPYPVRTDPLGFSSVGAIESISQGARHAMAGPDGTYPCANGETKPRYLSQATPLWPSGLGLQLLLAGLLMWLGWRSLRTPAHRLPRGTRIA
- a CDS encoding GNAT family N-acetyltransferase, translated to MSAANIAPISTDRLTLRLLTGSDAAALHRFRGDKEATRFLSHPALTVEENGRRLEERLAQAEASTSEWFNYGWAIILQESGEIIGDGRTWNSSASPISGVMAPGNLPVHQASLGYVLHPDHHGCGFGREAAGALVDWLFGERGISTVFAGVYEPNLASMNLLKSLGFTQDRYVPSELDNSAGVFPR
- a CDS encoding ABC transporter ATP-binding protein, with the translated sequence MAVNHDVTGGPAQPESQNPGGITASGVSRSFGPVHAVEFMDFHAPAGKVTALIGPNGAGKTTLLLMLASLLAPDSGTISVGGLDPQHHRAEVRSRIGWMPDTLGVWDSLTAREILTQIARFYRLPVAGIAPRVSAMLDQVRLSDLADQPARVLSRGQQQRLSLARALIHDPSVLLLDEPASGLDPGSRVELRIMLRELAEAGKAIVVSSHVLSELDEIADGAVFVNRGRTVRQQTMDEAAASGRRYSISASDGTVLAAKLSELGLAFRIEDGRRPAVSLMLLNDDDAARLLRDLVLAGVGVSSFAPASGALEETYMNLEGERR